The DNA window ATTGTATCTTCTAATCCCCCAATAAGCTTTCTTTCAAATCAAGCTAGCTCGGATAAGCCAATCGCACCTGGCACATTAACTCTTGCATTTCGTATAGAATGTCTACGGTTCAGACTCATACACAgtgtaatcaatttttttagagATAGTGCAACTTTTGATTACAGATATCACCGACTCTCTAGAGCCAAATTCTATTCTGACACTAAACTCACTATCTTCCAATGCAACGTTGCCTTCACCTACGATATGCGCACCACCATCATTTAGACAAGGCAAATAAAATACACACTAGTTGTAACTTGAATTAATAATCATAAATACACATACTCGCATACTTAGAAAATTCCGGGGCATGCATGGCTTCGAGATCCAAAGTCCGCATAAAAGACGAAACACCAAAGGGGTGCCGGCTTACAATCGCCTATGCTTCATTTTGCACCCCCAGATTGCTTGCCAAGTCTCCGTCATTGTTTTCATCATCGACTTCATAATTGGCTTCGAATTCCTCTTCACTATCGTTGTCATCTTCTTCCCAATCTATATCTCCACACTCATCAACATTGGCCTCCTCGTCAACTGCATCCAGCCCCAAATGCTGTTCGAACTCAACGTACATCTCTATCATCGGCACGTGAAAAATCGGGTTTGTTGATAAATACAGAACATCTGTTGCATACTGGCGTCGTCAGTGATGGGCATTATTTGAAACTGCATCAGCCCACCAAATACTTGTACAAGATTCCTGTATAAAATGTTGCTCACCCTTTTCGAAATGTGATTTTGTATGTTATCACAAAGACCATTTTGCAACTCTACAAAATCCATGGTGCATGGAATAGCAAATGACAATGGagattcaaaaacaaaaagttaCTCCTCCGTGTGTATTTGGTATAATCTCACCGTTATAATACACTCGCAAATTTGCAGTATCTTCCATAACTTCAACCTCACCTAACTCGACTTTTTTGACATAACTAACTACCAAAAAAATAGGAGGAGTAGAAGTGGAGTGAAGCATTTTGAATGAATCCCGCTTCGTATTTATAGGCACGACTcttgattaaaatattttttttaaacaaaacgCAACCTACATTTtagacttttaaaaaaaatctgagACCCTAAAAACGTAACCTACTTTTtgtgtattaaaaaaaaaaagactgaCACAAAGTTAAAAACACAAGTTAcgttttgttatttaaaaataaaattggcccttactaaataaagaatGCCATGCGTTTGgcctcaaacaaaataaaaaattaaaaatttttcaaaatctaaaACGCAGCCtatgtttgtttaatttgatgaacaaaaaaaaatacaagaaaaaggaaaagagtaAAACCCATGTTGCATTTTGGGCTGACACAATTTTTTGGATATGTCCATTTTATTATACTACACCAACATCTTTTTTCATAACAGAAAAAAATGAGCCCATAAATGAATGCGTGAGATAGATTAttagatttaattaatttagttggAGAAATTTAAACTTCTTTGACATCACTTAGAATTTAATCGATTTATAATTTGATgactaattatatttaaaacttatatgatctttttagtattttgtattttattttgataagtcATAGGTTATAATTCTGTCGATATGATTTcagacaataaataaaatacttgCAGATAACGAGACAAGTAATTAATATTTGGGATAAAATATAAGtattaaaatatctattttgTCTTTTACCCTATCTCATAAATCATTATCATTtctatcaaagaaaaataacatcaagaaaaatttaaaataaaaggagAATATTGAGATAATATAAAAGATAGAAaactatgaaaaaaatattatgacataatataaaattaaaaggttaattgtgttattttaatattttttgctctgataaaaataaaatttaattaatatatgtctTAAAAgtttgtattaaatcattattagtataagtttttaaaattgtttaatttattaaatacacCACAAATGCATCGAaacttaaatttattatattttaaaaaaaatgatttgttcttttcttttagtCAGAAAATttgtagataaaaaataattcatttttcttttttttttggcagatttttttttttgataaatcaTATCAAAATGTTACCAGAAGAGAAaaacatatttataattttgattgGATCAGCCAGTCAAAGGAATGCGTAAGGCCCAATAAGCATGTAGCCATAATATGAGGCCCACTTGGCCCGTTCCTATGATAGAAAGTACCTAGTCACCTTGCTAGTGGCGTCTATGGCCTCCGAACCATATATTATAGAGTTACCTTCCTCCTCTTTTCGGAGGTTTCGTTGTTTGAACCCTAATACCGTACCATTCTCACTTCCATTCCTCCACCCTCCAACTAACCTTCCCTTCCCTTCAATTTCTTCTCTATATTGTAATCACTGACACACCGCAAATCTGCACCGACATGCACCCTGATTAATTATTCTAGATTTCAAAGAggataaatattaaaatcacAAATCAAAAGCTTACATTGTCACCCAGGTTCGCTCTctcttgctttctttcttcttcgatTGTTCAGATGATTATTCTTTCTTTCctaataattttcttaataagCAAGAATTATGatatttctcttatttattttatttgtacacTTACTTATGGTAAAATTATGGatgttctttttttgttttgtttttcttttgctttgaGTTGTACTGGATAATTGGTAGATTCTGAATGGATTTTTGGTCTATGATGGTATTTAAAGTAGCTTTTTTTTTGGGGGCTGTAGAGATACATATAAGACATGGCTGCAGCAGAGGCAGCTCAAGCTGCCGCTGGTCCACGGTATGCACCTGATGATCCCACCCTTCCTACGCCATGGAAGGGGCTAATTGATGGAAGCACTGGTCTTTTGTACTACTGGAACCCTGAAACTAATGTCACCCAGTATGAGAAACCTCCCCCTTTGCCGTCGGGCCCTGCTCCGGCTGCTTCTACACCCAACATGGCGCCCATACCCGTGGCTCATGCGATGCAATCCGGTGGGATGATGGGGCAGCATGGGCAGCAAATGCTTCAGTCCTCTCAACAGCAAGGGAGTAACCTTGCTCAGCAACATGGGCAAATGATGCCACAACAGCAGAGTTCGCATGTGGCATCTCAGCAGAAGCCATCTCCGGTTGCACAAGGGGTGCAACAGCAGAATTTGCAGTTGGCACAGTCCATGCCACAACCAGGGTTTAATCAGGCTGGACAGCATTCATTGCCACATCAGGGACAGCATTCAATGCAGCCTCAGGGACAGTATCCCATGCAACCCCAAGGGCAACAAATGGTCCAGCCTAAAGGGCAGCAGATGACACAACAACCACATCAGATGCATTATCAGATGCAGCCCCAAGGTATCAATGCCCAACATTTTGGTCAAGGAGCATCTCAGGCTCAGGGCTCACATTCTGTGCAACCACAAGCACATCAATTCGCCCCCCAGAGCATGCATTATATGCCATATCAGCCAAACATGCCTCAACCTGTGCAGCCAAGTTCCCAGCATAACATGCATGGTCATTCTTATGAAAACCAACAAGACTTCAAATCAGCATTCCCAAAGAGTTAGATCCGGACCATCTGGGCAAGTGCCAGATGGAGGTGCAAATGCTGGTCACTCAAAACAGTTTGGTGGCGCACCAGGAAGCATACAACAGTCTCCCTCTGCAGTGCCATTACAACAGGGTAGTTCTTATCCAGTTTACCAACATGGTCCTAGCTTTCAAAACCAGATGGGGCCTGGTATGATGCATGGTCATCCACCCAATGTCCATCCTGGAAGCCAAAAGATGGGACATGCAGATAATTTTCATGGTAGAGCTGGGAATGAATATTACTATAACTCTAGCAAAGAGATGCCAGCTATGGGTCCTCAGCAGCCAAATATTGCACCAATACCCATTTCAACAAAGCAGCAGGTATTTTCTTTTTAGTGTGAATTTTAAATCAGAAATGTCTTTTTCTCAATATGATTGGACCAATCACTGGTGGATTCATGTTATCTAAGTTTTACACACTAAGACATTGAATATTTATAACAATTGAATATACATGACATAGGAATCCAATTCTCAAGAATAGAACCAAGCTCGTCCCTGAAAATTGAAAATCCCAAACCCCAAACGACTTTTCAGCTGTTTCACATCCTATTCTCCCTTGTTTGAGATTGTGTTGCTCTAACTGTTGCAGTTGCATGGGACATCATCAAGGTGCTGCCTTGCATCTATCTGTATTGATCACATATTGGTCCAAGAATCCAAGCACCCTAAGGCTTTAGCTGTGTTTTGTGGTGTTTTTGTTCTGTCCTTTagtcatatattattatatgttggTGATTTAGTTAATATAGTTTTGTCAGTCATGGCTCTAGAATCTGTGTCATGATTGCTCTTTTCTGTTTATATGCTCCCCtttaaatcatcaacaatcTCTTGATAATCTTGCATGTCTGAGCAAAAGTTTGCTTTTGTTTTAATATATCTGATTAAATGCTTTTGTTTCGTGAAAATGCTTCATCATTCGTATCATTTGTATGTAAtcaattattgaattttaagTTGCTCCTTCATTGTCTTTCTTTCCCTGTAATTCATGTCAATGTCTGATTAAATGTTGTTgcccttgatatatttgttccACATATTTGCAGGATATGAGAATGGGCAGCGGCCCTTTTCAAAATGTAATGCCTAGTGGAAATGGAAGTGGTATCCCAGGTCATCCAATGCACATGTTTCCACCAGTAGGAGGGCATCCGCCTCTCTCAAGTAACTCCTTGAAAGGACCTCCTTATATGGGATCTTCAGATGTTACTGATATGACACCTGCTGAAATTTATTGTCAGCAACATGAAGTTACAGCAACGGTCTGTATTTTCTTTAGGCTGCCTGTTATGTATGGTATTTGTTTTAATATCCTGATCAATAGCTTGTGGAGTTGTTGAAATGACCTAGATTTTAAAAGTCCATGTCATGATtgataattttgatcttgtgaACACAATCCCATTGTTGTTCATATATATTACATCATATATAGGGTATGGCCTGCGCCATTTGGactggaaaaaaaaatttttttcccaCATAAAAGTGGTGTTGGCTACAGTTTATATAGATGGTTTTATTACATAGTCAAATTGCTAcccatgttttaagtttgatggaCTGTTTCTTACATCATATATATTGGATCTTAATGGACAGGGTGACAACATTCCACCTCCTTTTATGACATTTGATGCTACTGGATTTCCTCCAGAGATTTTGAGAGAGGTAAGTGTATTATTCATGTTCTATTAAATTGCATGCTTTGGTACTTCTTAATAAAGGGATGGTTTTACATAAATTTTACTTTTGAACTCATTCTTGCTTGTCGCAGGTGCGATATCTGCTCCAGAGCAGGAGCATATGTCGTACGCTGCACTGCTAATCTGCTATTGGCACACTTATACTTGCAACTACTATTCTGATTTTTGGAGCCTGCAAAATGGATGGTTGGAGCCTTTCATGGGCATCTTCTAAAAGGGTGGTTGGCCCTTCATTCAAATTTCACCTTATGTGATATGGGATTTGTTGCATATTGGCTCCGTCACTCATGTCTTTATTGCTCCTTTTTAATTGCCTCAAGTTGCTTCAGTAAGCAACCATAACCTATGGGTCCTTTTGTTTCATTGTTTGCTAATTATGTACATTTTTAAAATGCAACAACATATTCTAAAAACCAAAAGACATCTGTTTTGCACTGCTCATGGAGATGATTTTCCTGCATTTGTTTCATTTCAGATATATTCTGCTGGCTTCTCAAACCCAACACCAATTCAGGCTCAAACTTGGCCAGTAGCACTGCAAGGTAGGGACATAGTGGCAATTGCAAAAACAGGCTCTGGCAAAACATTGGGCTACTTAATGCCTGCATTCATCCTTCTTAGGCAGAGAAGGAATAATCCTTTGAATGGCCCCACTGTCTTGGTTTTAGCTCCAACACGTGAACTTGCTACACAGATCCAAGATGAGGCTGTCAAATTTGGAAGATCTTCACGTTTCTCTTGCACGGTATGTCTTGGGTTTTCTATTTAATCCAAATTACAGTTTTTCTCCCTATTAATGTGCTGTAATCTGTTGATACATTCTGATTTTGCCTCCATTATAGTGTTTGTATGGTGGAGCACCCAAAGCCCAACAGCTAAAAGAGTTAGATCGGGGAGCAGACATTGTTGTTGCCACACCTGGCCGACTCAATGACATCCTTGAAATGAAGAAAATTGACTTTGGGCAAGTTTCACTGCTTGTGCTCGATGAGGCTGACCGTATGCTTGACATGGGTTTTGAACCTCAAATCCGGAAAATTGTTAATGAGATTCCACCACGTAGGCAAACTCTCATGTATACGGCAACATGGCCAAAAGAAGTAAGAAAAATTGCCAGTGACCTGCTCGTTAATCCTGTTCAGGTTAACATTGGAAGTGTTGATGAGCTTGCCGCAAATAAAGCTATCACACAGGTAATAAATTAGCATTGTACTTCAATTAATGACATCGCATATATGTTTTTGTTGCACTTTTGATGTTGTCTCTCATGTACACCATGCAAAATATTGCATATCTTATATATTGTAATTGGCAGTATGTTGAATTTGTCCCTCAAATGGAGAAGCAGAGGCGATTAGAGCAGATCCTCAGATCCCAAGAGCGGGGCTCTAAGGttattatattttgttccaCAAAGAGGTTATGTGATCAGCTTGCCCGTAGTATTGGTCGCAATTATGGGGCTGCTGCAATTCATGGTGACAAGTCTCAAAGTGAGAGGGATTGGGTTTTAAATCAGTTCCGGAGTGGGAAGTCACCAGTTTTAGTTGCCACTGATGTTGCTGCTCGTGGGCTTGACATCAAGGATATAAGGTTAGCCTCTTTGTATCCGTGTTACTTTTCTTCAAGCTGAGATATAGAGTCGTAAACTTATTTCGCATATTATGTGATGTGCTAGAAAAAAGGTGATCTTGTCAGTTAGTACGTTGTGGTTTTCAAGAACTTATCTGAATTTTAATAGGTTGTATAGATCTTTATTGAATATTCGTGAATATTCCACGTGACAGGGTGGTTATAAACTATGATTTCCCTACTGGAGTTGAGGATTATGTACACCGAATTGGAAGAACTGGACGGGCAGGTGCTACTGGAGTATCGTACACCTTTTTCTCGGAGCAGGACTGGAAACATGCATCTGATTTAATCAAAGTCTTGGAGGGTGCAAACCAGCATGTGCCTCCAGAGCTAAGACAGATGACCTTGCGCGGACCACCAAACTTTGGAAAAGAGCGGGGTGGGATGAGTCGTTTCGACTCTGGTGGTGGTGGGCGTTGGGATAATGGTGGTCGTGGTGGCATGAGGGATGGGGGCTTTGGTGGTCGTGGTGGCATGAGAGATGGTGGCTTTAGTGGTCGGGGCGGCATGAGGGATGGTAACTTTGGTGGCCGAGGTGGCATGAGGGAGAGTGGATTCAGCAATGATGGTGGCATGAGAGATGGTGGCTTTGGTGCTCATGGTGCTAGCGGTCAAGGTGGGAGAGGTGATATGTTTGGTGGTAGGGGAAATAGAGGTCGAGGATTTGGTGGCCCTCGTGGTGGTCATGCTGGGTGGGGTAGAGGGGATCGTGGTCCAAATGACCGATTCAACATGGATGGAAGAGGAAGAGGGCGAGGACGTGGGCGATTAGACAACAGAAGAGATGTTGGATACAGGAGTAGAGGCAGAAGCCGTAGCCGTAGCCCAGAGAGAGTACGAACATGGGACTATAGTAGCAGAAGTCGTAGTAGGAGTCGCAGCAGTAGGAGCTGGAGCCGGAGCCGGAGCCGAAGCCGAAGCAGAAGCCGCAGTTGGTCGCGTGGTCGCAGTCGGAGTCGCAGCTATAGCCCTAGCCCTCGTCGGAGTCGAAGCCGCAGTCGTAGTGGTCGCAGTTACAGCCGCAGCCGCAGCCGAAGTCCCCGTAGAAGTCCCAGCTATGATAGGCGTGATAGGACAGATCAACACCATTCTGATCAAAAGGATTATAGAGAACCAGAGGTCCAAGCTCCCAATCCGGGAGTGTCTCCAAGCTCCCAAGGGCAGCAGAATTCAATTTTGGGAACTGATCAAGTGGATCAGGCGCCACTGGTTGCTGGGAGCGGTGACCCAGAAGATCCCAATGCTCTGGCATAGCCTTTCATTTTAAGCTGTTGTTATgatcttattatttttagagGGCTCTCGAAACTTGTAATCTTATTGATTGGCGGCTATGTTTAACCTCccacttttttttgtttatgattGGATTTGCATGGTGATTACCACCTGATGGCAAGCTGAGGTTGAATCATGTGATGGTAGTTttgtaactaattttaaatgcAGTTTCATGCAATGCTGCATTGTTGAGTCACAAATATTCGGTTTGGTGAAATATGATATCCataatttattttggtgtaGTCAAAATTATTGTAACTACTCATTAATTCGTTGGTATTATAGTTCTCTTTGGTCTTTATTTTTTCCGTTCATTTTGGAAAATAATCTTCACTAGTTTGGATAATATAGTGGTTAGTTTACTAATTTGTTTAAGCAAGTATGGGGGTTCAAGTTTAGTCTTATGCATGTAGTAATTTATTAGCTAACAGCAAATTTTCAATAGAGCTTTGATTTGCAATATATTAATCCTTGGCCGGTTGAGTTGGAGtactttagaaaaaaaaatggttCTCAGCCAAGATATTCAATTGAgtaataaaactatttttgtGCCTTTTTACGagttatccgctcatcaacagaTTATTGTCAACTAATGCTAGTCTTAAGAAAAAGGAATTTGTGATTAATCTTCTCCATCTATTCTCCAACTAGTTTAAGTGTCCTTGcgtttatgaatttttttggttgacttatttttctaaaaacttAGAATATTGTAGATGTTCCACAAATATCACGTATTATAGTACTTATTTGAAGATGGTAATTATTTTTAAGTCTTTAGTCTTAACTATGTAGTAAAAGATGGTACTTAGGTGAAACAGATTTGAAAAGTGGTACGTACAGGATTCAGAGCACTTATTAATATTTTCCTTCTAAATAACTCGATACTAAAGATGACTAAGGAGGTGAAAAAATTGACTAGAATTGCAAACTACAGATCTCGTTTAAACCTTCTGCTCAAGATCACCTGATCAATCTATGGTAGCTTGATAATTCCTATTTTACCCAGCTAAAGGGGTTTGGTTTTCATTCTGCAGCTCCAACCTATATTTATCAATGCAATGGAAATTTGCAATTTAGACCATTATGACCGAAAACATAGGATTGACGGTGAGCTTCATGCACCATTACATACTTGAACACCAAAACATTCTGTGAAAGGAAAAACATACTATAAAGGGTTTCCTTTTGTTTGAGTGTAGTACATCAGATATGACTTAgaacaaaaatgaaattaagGAGACAAGTTCATCAAATACAAAGGAGTGAGCGCGCAAGCCAGAGGCCTTAATCCAGTATTGTTGATCATCAATCAGTTCATGTTTATTCCTCCTAATACTTGGATTCAAAATTACTAGTTATCTTTAACTACTTCTTAGACATAATAGAGGCCAGGCCTAGCCTCCATCCATACAACATAGCCAAGCTGTGCCTTTGTGGAATCAGAGAGGCCAGTCCTGTTCGCAAACTGTGAGTAGACCTAACAATCTCTTGCTTGTGGCTGCTTATCTCTGATGAACTGCATTTATTTTAGCAATCTAGTTACCCAAAATCCAATAGGAATTATGGAAGTACATGAATCAGAAATGAAGACAGCAGCAAAATCAAATGGATACTTGAAAGTAAATGTTGTAGCACACCGTGAAATGGAAATAGACAAagcagaaaaattaaaaaaatc is part of the Arachis duranensis cultivar V14167 chromosome 1, aradu.V14167.gnm2.J7QH, whole genome shotgun sequence genome and encodes:
- the LOC107470091 gene encoding LOW QUALITY PROTEIN: DEAD-box ATP-dependent RNA helicase 46-like (The sequence of the model RefSeq protein was modified relative to this genomic sequence to represent the inferred CDS: inserted 2 bases in 1 codon), which encodes MAAAEAAQAAAGPRYAPDDPTLPTPWKGLIDGSTGLLYYWNPETNVTQYEKPPPLPSGPAPAASTPNMAPIPVAHAMQSGGMMGQHGQQMLQSSQQQGSNLAQQHGQMMPQQQSSHVASQQKPSPVAQGVQQQNLQLAQSMPQPGFNQAGQHSLPHQGQHSMQPQGQYPMQPQGQQMVQPKGQQMTQQPHQMHYQMQPQGINAQHFGQGASQAQGSHSVQPQAHQFAPQSMHYMPYQPNMPQPVQPSSQHNMHGHSYENQQDFKSAFPKSXRSGPSGQVPDGGANAGHSKQFGGAPGSIQQSPSAVPLQQGSSYPVYQHGPSFQNQMGPGMMHGHPPNVHPGSQKMGHADNFHGRAGNEYYYNSSKEMPAMGPQQPNIAPIPISTKQQDMRMGSGPFQNVMPSGNGSGIPGHPMHMFPPVGGHPPLSSNSLKGPPYMGSSDVTDMTPAEIYCQQHEVTATGDNIPPPFMTFDATGFPPEILREIYSAGFSNPTPIQAQTWPVALQGRDIVAIAKTGSGKTLGYLMPAFILLRQRRNNPLNGPTVLVLAPTRELATQIQDEAVKFGRSSRFSCTCLYGGAPKAQQLKELDRGADIVVATPGRLNDILEMKKIDFGQVSLLVLDEADRMLDMGFEPQIRKIVNEIPPRRQTLMYTATWPKEVRKIASDLLVNPVQVNIGSVDELAANKAITQYVEFVPQMEKQRRLEQILRSQERGSKVIIFCSTKRLCDQLARSIGRNYGAAAIHGDKSQSERDWVLNQFRSGKSPVLVATDVAARGLDIKDIRVVINYDFPTGVEDYVHRIGRTGRAGATGVSYTFFSEQDWKHASDLIKVLEGANQHVPPELRQMTLRGPPNFGKERGGMSRFDSGGGGRWDNGGRGGMRDGGFGGRGGMRDGGFSGRGGMRDGNFGGRGGMRESGFSNDGGMRDGGFGAHGASGQGGRGDMFGGRGNRGRGFGGPRGGHAGWGRGDRGPNDRFNMDGRGRGRGRGRLDNRRDVGYRSRGRSRSRSPERVRTWDYSSRSRSRSRSSRSWSRSRSRSRSRSRSWSRGRSRSRSYSPSPRRSRSRSRSGRSYSRSRSRSPRRSPSYDRRDRTDQHHSDQKDYREPEVQAPNPGVSPSSQGQQNSILGTDQVDQAPLVAGSGDPEDPNALA
- the LOC107470086 gene encoding uncharacterized protein LOC107470086; translation: MKVRSSVKKMCEFCRTVKRRGRVYVLCTANPKHKQRQGMSTFANEAPSHPVSSEISSHKQEIVRSTHSLRTGLASLIPQRHSLAMLYGWRLGLASIMSKK